From the genome of Mucilaginibacter paludis DSM 18603:
AAGGCAGGAAATGGCTACCGATATGGGCAAGATATTGGATTTTATGGCTAAACTGAACGAGGTAGATACATCGGGCGTGGAGCCATTGGTTTACATGACAGAGATTGTAAACAGCGTGCGCGAAGATGTTGTAAAGCAGGAAATAAGCCACGAAGAAGCATTGGAAAATGCCCCTTCGCACGATGCCGATTACTTTAGGGTTGCCAAGGTAATAGGATAGGGCCCCCCAGCCCCCTGAAGGGGGAGTTTTTGATTTGCATGGTTGTTTGGGTTTTTGTGGGCCACAAAAAGTAATTTTGCTATAAAGCGCCTGCGGTACATTGTAAACCACATTCCTGTATTTAAAGCGGCGGCCCGTTCGATTCCTTCCCTCGGGGAAGGTGGAGGAAGGGGTTTCTGCAATAGGTTTGCCGCATACTATCACTCGCAGATCACACTTGTGTCGATAAGGCTTTGGGGCAATGGAGGTGGTTTGCTGTCGTGTTTATAGCGAAGTACTACGGCGGCAAGAGCTTTGACAACTTTTAAAAAGTTGTCAAAGCTGGTTAAAACACCTGCGACGCGTTTTGTAAACCATATTTCTGTATTTAAAGCGGCGGCCCGTGCGATTCCATCCCTCGGGGAAGGTGGAGGAAGGGGTTTCTGCAATAGGATTGCATTTGTGTCGATAAGGTTTGGGGGATGAGCATTGGTCTACCTCATCTAAAATTTTGTCATCTCGACCGGGAGGGAGAGAACTTTTGCAAGTGCCGGGTATGCTTGAACACAGGGCAGCCGCGCGATAAGTTAACAAACTGTATATAAATCTTCCATCCCTTGTAACATTTACCTGCCTACCGTAGTCAAACCAACAAAAAACCGGATGCAACCATTAATTACTCTTAAAGATATTGGCCGTAAATATGTTATCGGTACCGAGGTGATCCACGCACTCAAGTCGGTTTCGTTAACTATTAATAAGGGCGAATTTGTGGCGTTAATGGGCCCTTCGGGTTCGGGCAAATCAACTTTAATGAATATTTTGGGATGCCTGGATACGCCAACCAAAGGCGAATACACTTTAAATGGCACCGATGTAAGCCGCATGAGCGATAATGAGCTGGCCGAAGTTCGGAATAAGGAAATTGGCTTTGTTTTTCAAACCTTTAACCTTTTGCCACGTAACACAGCTTTAGATAATGTTGGGCTGCCCTTAATTTACGCAGGCGTAAATAAACAAAATCGCGAAAAACGCGCCCAGCAAGCGCTTGAGAATGTGGGCTTGGGGAATCGTATGGACCATAAACCCAACGAACTTTCGGGCGGACAAAGGCAACGGGTAGCCGTTGCACGGGCTTTAATTAACAATCCGTCTATTATTTTGGCAGATGAGCCTACCGGCAACCTGGATACTAAAACCTCGGTTGAAATTATGGGGCTGATGGAAGATATCCACGCCAAAGGAAATACCATTATCCTGGTTACACACGAGGAAGATATTGCCTTACACGCTCATCGTATTGTGCGTATGCGCGATGGTTTGGTTGAAAAGGATTATCAAAACCCGGATATTCATACGGTTGGAAAAACTGCTACAGAGAGTTTGTAATCATGTTGAAATGCGTGCGGCAACTTAACAATAAAGCATCCTTTATTTCACGGTAAACGTGCCCGCGCCGGGGATAGACGAAATTAGTTTTTTGGTGTACTCCTTACGGGGATGATAATAAACTTCTTCGGCGTCGCCTACTTCTTCAATAATACCTTTGTTCATCACCATAATCCGGTCGGCAATGTGTTTTACTACCGATAGGTCATGCGAGATGAAGATATAGGTCAGGCTAAATTCTTCCTGCAACTCGCGCAATAAATTCAATACCTGTGCCTGCACGGAAACATCCAGCGCCGAAACCGACTCGTCGCAAATAATAAATTTAGGTTGCAGTGCCAGTGCCCTCGCTATCACGATGCGCTGCCTTTGCCCACCCGAAAATTCGTGCGGGTAGCGGTTAAAATGTTCGGGAGCTAAATTTACCCTTTTTAAAAGTGCCATCACTTTCTCTTTACGCCCGGCATTGTTTTGATAGAGCGAATGTACGCGTAGTGGCTCCATAATAGATTCGCCGACTGTCAGGCGTGGGTTGAGCGATGAATAGGGATCCTGGAAGATGATCTGGATATCGCGGCGCATTTCGCGCATCTGCTCGGTGCTTAAACTTTGCAGGTCGGTATTGTCTAAAAAAACCTGTCCGGATGTAGGCTCAATTAAGCGTAAAATACTTCGGCCGAGGGTGCTTTTACCACATCCCGACTCGCCCACCAAACCCAGCGTTTCGCCCCGGTATACTTCGAAGCTTACATCGTCAACCGCCTTTACATACTGTTTCGTTTTTTGAAAAAAGCCTCCGCTTTTAGGATACCATTTGCATAGGTTTTGTACCCGTAAAAAAGGATCTTGCGCGTAAATATTCTTTTTGCGTTGGGCCAGCTCGTTAATGTTGTAGGCGTTGCGCTGTTGCAGGGCCTGTATACTTAGCCCGGTATTGATGATGCTGCCATTTTCGTCAAACTTCAGAAAGTCGGATACGGTAGGTAACATTTTTAAATGATGCGCGGTAGATGGCCTGCATGCCAGCAAACCTTTTGTGTAAGGATGCTGCGGATTGCTGAATATATCCTTTATAGAAGCTTGCTCCACAATGCTGCCTTTGTACATTACCATCACCTGGTCGGCTATCTCGCTGATCACGCCCAAATCGTGCGAAATGAAAATGAGGCTCATGTTACGCTCGGCTTTTAAGCGCAGCAATAGCTCAATAATGGTTTTTTGTACAGTTACATCCAGAGCCGTTGTAGGCTCGTCGGCCACCAGGATCTCGGGGTCGCAGGATAGGGCCATGGCTATCATTACCCTTTGTTTTTGCCCGCCCGATATTTCGTGCGGATACGAATCAAATATAGCTTCGGGCCGTGGGAGCTGCACCTCGTTAAACAAATCGATAGTGCGCTGTTTGGCTTGCTTGTTATTCACGCGCTTGTGCAGCCGG
Proteins encoded in this window:
- the gatC gene encoding Asp-tRNA(Asn)/Glu-tRNA(Gln) amidotransferase subunit GatC encodes the protein MKIDNDTVDKIAHLARLEINETERQEMATDMGKILDFMAKLNEVDTSGVEPLVYMTEIVNSVREDVVKQEISHEEALENAPSHDADYFRVAKVIG
- a CDS encoding ABC transporter ATP-binding protein — encoded protein: MQPLITLKDIGRKYVIGTEVIHALKSVSLTINKGEFVALMGPSGSGKSTLMNILGCLDTPTKGEYTLNGTDVSRMSDNELAEVRNKEIGFVFQTFNLLPRNTALDNVGLPLIYAGVNKQNREKRAQQALENVGLGNRMDHKPNELSGGQRQRVAVARALINNPSIILADEPTGNLDTKTSVEIMGLMEDIHAKGNTIILVTHEEDIALHAHRIVRMRDGLVEKDYQNPDIHTVGKTATESL
- a CDS encoding ABC transporter ATP-binding protein, translated to MLVVNNLNIQFKTPNGLFKAVKNISFKIDKGEVIGIVGESGSGKSVTSLAIMRLLDKSVSMIQGEILLDDVNLLDLSEKQMRAIRGNRIGMIFQEPMTSLNPVLTCGSQVAEAIRLHKRVNNKQAKQRTIDLFNEVQLPRPEAIFDSYPHEISGGQKQRVMIAMALSCDPEILVADEPTTALDVTVQKTIIELLLRLKAERNMSLIFISHDLGVISEIADQVMVMYKGSIVEQASIKDIFSNPQHPYTKGLLACRPSTAHHLKMLPTVSDFLKFDENGSIINTGLSIQALQQRNAYNINELAQRKKNIYAQDPFLRVQNLCKWYPKSGGFFQKTKQYVKAVDDVSFEVYRGETLGLVGESGCGKSTLGRSILRLIEPTSGQVFLDNTDLQSLSTEQMREMRRDIQIIFQDPYSSLNPRLTVGESIMEPLRVHSLYQNNAGRKEKVMALLKRVNLAPEHFNRYPHEFSGGQRQRIVIARALALQPKFIICDESVSALDVSVQAQVLNLLRELQEEFSLTYIFISHDLSVVKHIADRIMVMNKGIIEEVGDAEEVYYHPRKEYTKKLISSIPGAGTFTVK